The Poseidonibacter lekithochrous region ATCATGGTCATTATTAATAAGCTTAATAATTGGTCTTCCTTTGGGTTTTGCTCTTGGGTACTACAACTTCTTTGGTAAAGCGGTTGTTAGAACTATAGTTGATACTTTATTGGCATTGCCTACTGTTGTAATCGGACTTGTGGCATATACTATGTTATCACAAGCTGGGCCATTTGGACAATATGATTTATTATTCTCACAACAAGCAATAATCATAGGACAGATTGTATTAGGTCTGCCTATTATTATTGCGCTAACTGCTACACAAGTAGAAGCTGTTGATAAGAGGTTATATACTTCTTTGAAGGGTTTAGGGGCTCATCCTCATCAGATTTTAGTGGCAACTTTGATTGAAGCTAGATTTGGGATTATGACTGCTGCTATGACTGCTTATGGGCGAATCATTACTGAAATTGGTATTTCAATGATGGTTGGTGGAAATATCAAATACCATACAAGAACAGTAACAACTGCAATTGCTTTAGAGACAGGTAAAGGTGAGTTTGTTACAGGTATTGCTCTTGGATTGGTTTTATTTGCTGTTGCATTGATGGTAAATATTGCATTATCACAACTGAAAAGGAAATGGACACAATGATGAATAGTTTATATGAATTAAATAATATAGAACAACATTATGATGGAAGAAAAGTATTAAATATTGAAAAT contains the following coding sequences:
- a CDS encoding ABC transporter permease, coding for MNLFTDGFNEAIDLLISGNESVYSAISTTITVSSWSLLISLIIGLPLGFALGYYNFFGKAVVRTIVDTLLALPTVVIGLVAYTMLSQAGPFGQYDLLFSQQAIIIGQIVLGLPIIIALTATQVEAVDKRLYTSLKGLGAHPHQILVATLIEARFGIMTAAMTAYGRIITEIGISMMVGGNIKYHTRTVTTAIALETGKGEFVTGIALGLVLFAVALMVNIALSQLKRKWTQ